TGGATTTTCCTGTTTACTGAGCTATTATTATTTGGAGGACTCTTTTTAGTCTACTCCATTTACCGTCATAAAAATCCTGATCCATTTGCTCATGCAGGTTCTGAATTGGATGTATTTATTGGAACAATTAACACAATTGCTTTAATCACTAGTAGTTTAACAGTAGCACTATCAATAACCGCTATTCAAAAGAACAAACCAAAACTGGCCATTGGTTTTCTTTGGCTAACCATTGTTTTTGCCTTGGTATTTATGGTTAATAAGTATTTTGAATGGGGAGCAAAATTTGAGCACGGTTTATTTCCCGGACAAGAGCATTTCATGAGCATTGATAAAGGAGAGCAATTGTTTTTCTTCCTCTATTTTTTCATGACCGGATTGCACGGATTACATGTTGTGGTTGGATCGATATTACTGGGTTTTGTTATTATGCGAATTAGGCAAAAAAGAGTTACACACGACAATTTTGTTTTTCATGAAAACGGGGGGCTTTACTGGCACCTTGTCGACCTTATTTGGATCTATTTATTCCCCTTGTTTTATCTCATTAAATAAGAAATCCCATGGAACACAAAAAGCATCATATTTCATCATTTATAAGCCATATGTGGGTATGGGTAGCCTTACTTATTCTTACAGTAATAACCGTTTCAGCCGTTTTGGTGGATCTCAAAAACTTCATTGTTTTTGCAGCGCTATTTATTGCTACAATTAAAGCAACTATAGTAGCCGTTTACTTCATGCATTTGAAGTTTGAAAGTAAAATTATTTCAATAATGCTTATACTTACAATGGTGGTTTTCATAACCTTCATTTTGTTAACCTTTGTTGATTATTCATACAGATAAAAAGAGATTATGTTTTCAAACGCTTCAAGTTTTAATCAAAGTATTGATACTGC
The window above is part of the Bacteroidota bacterium genome. Proteins encoded here:
- a CDS encoding cytochrome c oxidase subunit 3 family protein, with the protein product WIFLFTELLLFGGLFLVYSIYRHKNPDPFAHAGSELDVFIGTINTIALITSSLTVALSITAIQKNKPKLAIGFLWLTIVFALVFMVNKYFEWGAKFEHGLFPGQEHFMSIDKGEQLFFFLYFFMTGLHGLHVVVGSILLGFVIMRIRQKRVTHDNFVFHENGGLYWHLVDLIWIYLFPLFYLIK
- a CDS encoding cytochrome-c oxidase; its protein translation is MEHKKHHISSFISHMWVWVALLILTVITVSAVLVDLKNFIVFAALFIATIKATIVAVYFMHLKFESKIISIMLILTMVVFITFILLTFVDYSYR